From a region of the Sinorhizobium sp. B11 genome:
- a CDS encoding homoserine kinase, translating into MAVYTDIAEDELKWFLTEYDAGQLLSYKGIAEGVENSNFLLHTSKAPLILTLYEKRVEKNDLPFFLGLMQHLSAGGLSCPLPLPRKDGALLGTLSGRPAALISFLEGMWLRKPEAKHCREVGKALAQMHVAGEGFVLTRPNALSLDGWQMLWDKSEERADEVEFGLQNEIRSDLNFLRAYWPKDLPAGVIHADLFPDNVFFLGDELSGLIDFYFACNDLLAYDVSICLNAWCFEKDGAYNITKGTQMLEGYQSVRPLSEAEIKALPVLSRGSALRFFLTRLYDWLTTPEGAMVTKKDPLEYLRKLRFHRQISSPAEYGLSL; encoded by the coding sequence TTGGCAGTTTATACCGATATCGCCGAAGACGAGCTGAAATGGTTTCTCACTGAATATGATGCTGGCCAGCTGCTCTCCTACAAGGGCATCGCCGAGGGCGTCGAGAATTCCAACTTCCTGCTCCATACGTCGAAGGCGCCGCTCATCCTGACGCTCTATGAAAAGCGGGTGGAAAAGAACGATCTGCCTTTCTTCCTCGGCTTGATGCAGCATCTGTCGGCAGGCGGCCTGTCTTGTCCGCTGCCATTGCCGCGCAAGGATGGCGCGTTGCTCGGCACGTTGTCGGGCCGTCCGGCCGCGCTCATTTCCTTCCTTGAAGGCATGTGGCTGAGGAAGCCGGAGGCAAAACACTGCCGTGAGGTCGGCAAGGCGCTGGCGCAGATGCATGTCGCTGGTGAAGGTTTTGTACTGACACGGCCGAATGCGCTGTCGCTTGATGGCTGGCAGATGCTCTGGGACAAGTCGGAGGAGCGCGCCGACGAGGTGGAGTTTGGCCTGCAGAATGAAATCCGCAGCGATCTCAATTTCCTGCGCGCCTATTGGCCGAAGGATCTGCCGGCCGGTGTCATCCACGCCGATCTTTTCCCCGACAACGTCTTCTTCCTCGGCGATGAGTTGTCGGGCCTCATCGATTTCTATTTCGCTTGCAATGATCTGCTGGCCTATGACGTCTCCATCTGCCTCAATGCCTGGTGCTTCGAAAAGGACGGCGCCTATAACATCACCAAGGGTACGCAGATGCTGGAGGGTTATCAGAGCGTGCGCCCTCTGAGCGAGGCAGAAATCAAGGCTCTCCCGGTCCTCTCTCGCGGTTCGGCGTTGCGCTTCTTCCTGACCCGTCTCTACGATTGGCTGACGACGCCCGAAGGCGCAATGGTCACCAAGAAGGATCCGTTGGAATATCTGCGCAAGCTGCGCTTTCATCGCCAGATTTCGTCGCCTGCGGAATACGGGTTGAGCCTATGA
- the rnhA gene encoding ribonuclease HI: MKHIDIFTDGACSGNPGPGGWGAVLRYGDVEKELSGGEAETTNNRMELMAAISALSALKETCEVDLYTDSAYVKDGISKWIFGWKKNGWRTSDNKPVKNAELWQALEEARNRHKVTLHWVKGHAGHPENERADELARKGMEPFKKSKKAG, from the coding sequence ATGAAGCACATCGATATCTTCACCGATGGCGCATGTTCCGGCAATCCAGGCCCGGGCGGCTGGGGCGCTGTGTTGCGTTACGGCGATGTGGAGAAGGAACTCTCCGGTGGTGAGGCTGAAACCACCAACAATCGTATGGAACTCATGGCTGCGATCTCCGCGCTCAGCGCACTGAAGGAGACTTGCGAGGTCGATCTCTACACCGACAGCGCCTATGTGAAGGACGGTATTTCCAAGTGGATTTTCGGCTGGAAGAAAAACGGCTGGAGGACCTCCGACAATAAGCCGGTGAAAAATGCGGAGCTCTGGCAGGCGCTGGAGGAAGCCCGCAACAGGCACAAGGTCACGCTCCATTGGGTCAAGGGCCATGCCGGCCACCCTGAGAACGAGCGCGCCGATGAGCTCGCCCGCAAGGGTATGGAACCTTTCAAGAAGAGCAAAAAGGCAGGCTGA
- a CDS encoding putative zinc-binding metallopeptidase: MRLFTCDNCDQVIHFDNRLCVRCNHRLGFFASDLSMHALESRDEVNWQLVSDPNRLVRFCANAGLDICNWLVDDGNDFCIACRHNRLVPNTDTQEGIDRWRRISQAQRHLFYSLLRWKLPHPDRQEDPQGGLVFDFLEDAVQNDGNIVPAMTGHEEGLIAIRAAEADDLTREQARAAMDEPYRTLLGHFRHETGHFIWDKLVRDRNGLDAFRVVFGDERQDYAAALQERYTNGPAPGWQESFISAYASVHPWEDFAECFAHYLHIVDTLETARSFGIAIDPRGHEEIAAEVDFNPYRAQSAEQLVSAWVPLSLAINAIQRSMGQADSYPFVLSQPVVAKLEYMHELIQAAANEQRQAA, from the coding sequence ATGAGGTTGTTTACCTGCGACAATTGCGATCAGGTCATTCATTTCGACAACAGGCTGTGCGTGCGCTGCAACCATCGCCTGGGCTTTTTCGCCAGCGATCTTTCCATGCATGCGCTGGAATCACGCGACGAGGTGAATTGGCAGCTCGTCTCCGATCCGAACCGGCTCGTGCGGTTTTGCGCCAATGCGGGTCTCGACATCTGCAACTGGCTGGTCGATGACGGCAATGATTTCTGCATTGCCTGCCGACATAACCGACTTGTACCGAATACCGACACGCAGGAGGGTATCGATCGCTGGCGGCGCATCAGCCAGGCACAACGCCACCTCTTCTACTCGTTGTTGCGTTGGAAGCTGCCGCATCCCGACCGGCAGGAAGATCCGCAAGGCGGCCTCGTTTTCGACTTCCTCGAAGACGCCGTCCAGAATGACGGCAATATCGTGCCGGCGATGACCGGGCACGAGGAAGGATTGATCGCCATCCGTGCGGCCGAAGCAGATGACCTGACGCGCGAGCAGGCGCGCGCGGCAATGGATGAACCCTATCGCACCCTGCTTGGACATTTCCGTCACGAGACCGGGCACTTCATCTGGGACAAGCTGGTGCGTGACCGCAACGGCTTAGACGCATTCCGCGTCGTCTTTGGCGACGAAAGGCAGGATTATGCGGCAGCGCTTCAGGAGCGCTACACCAATGGGCCGGCACCCGGCTGGCAGGAAAGTTTCATCAGCGCCTACGCCTCCGTCCATCCCTGGGAGGATTTTGCGGAATGCTTCGCGCATTACCTGCACATCGTCGATACGCTGGAAACGGCCCGCAGTTTCGGCATAGCGATCGACCCGCGCGGACATGAAGAGATCGCAGCGGAGGTGGATTTCAATCCTTACCGGGCGCAGAGCGCCGAGCAGCTCGTCAGCGCCTGGGTGCCGCTCAGCCTGGCGATCAACGCCATTCAGCGCAGCATGGGACAAGCCGATTCCTATCCCTTCGTGCTGTCGCAGCCAGTCGTAGCGAAGCTGGAATATATGCACGAGCTGATCCAGGCTGCCGCGAACGAGCAGCGACAGGCGGCCTGA
- a CDS encoding CsbD family protein → MGSTGDKISGKVNEMAGKAKKTAGKATGDREMQAKGGMQEAKGKAQVASGKVKDKLKGAVDRL, encoded by the coding sequence ATGGGTAGCACTGGCGATAAGATTTCCGGCAAGGTCAACGAGATGGCCGGAAAGGCAAAGAAGACAGCCGGCAAGGCCACCGGCGACCGTGAAATGCAGGCCAAGGGTGGCATGCAGGAAGCCAAGGGCAAGGCCCAGGTCGCAAGCGGCAAGGTGAAGGACAAGCTTAAGGGCGCTGTCGACCGTCTCTGA
- a CDS encoding YqgE/AlgH family protein encodes MSLSTLKNRRERGFFDGQFLIAMPGMEDRNFARTVIYICAHSDAGAMGFVINRPQSLTFTDVLLHLDMIKQEDSIVLPKDAREFPIQTGGPVESGRGFVLHSDDYISDSSIPVSDDICLTATLDIVRAISKGGGPKRATMLLGYSSWGAGQLENEVAANGWLNCAANEELIFDRCLDDKYERALASMGITPAMLSAEAGHA; translated from the coding sequence ATGTCCCTTTCAACGCTGAAGAACAGACGGGAACGCGGATTTTTCGATGGTCAGTTCCTGATCGCCATGCCCGGCATGGAAGATCGAAACTTCGCACGCACGGTCATTTATATATGCGCCCACTCGGATGCGGGCGCCATGGGCTTCGTCATCAATCGCCCGCAGAGCCTTACCTTCACCGATGTGCTGCTGCATCTCGATATGATCAAGCAGGAAGATTCCATCGTGCTGCCGAAAGATGCCCGGGAATTTCCGATCCAGACCGGCGGGCCGGTCGAGAGCGGTCGCGGTTTCGTGCTGCATTCCGACGATTATATCAGCGACTCCTCCATTCCCGTCAGCGACGATATCTGCCTGACGGCGACGCTCGATATCGTGCGCGCCATCTCCAAGGGTGGCGGCCCGAAGCGGGCCACCATGCTGCTTGGCTACTCCTCCTGGGGTGCGGGCCAGCTCGAAAACGAAGTGGCCGCGAACGGCTGGCTCAATTGCGCGGCCAATGAGGAGCTGATCTTCGATCGCTGCCTCGATGACAAGTATGAGCGGGCGCTTGCCAGTATGGGTATTACACCGGCCATGCTTTCGGCCGAAGCCGGCCACGCCTGA
- a CDS encoding cytochrome C biogenesis protein yields the protein MRVISLLVRPLLIAVVSASSMLGLLRAAHAEMSNWAENEGGRMRLVALPPDADGHIRAGLQIEPKPGWITYWREPGNNGIPPQITIVPQSGVTLDAISYPVPKYISRGKVEDIGYDAPVTLPLSLTASKAGPVAIDATAFIGICKDICIPFQAQLLLKFEAVAQSRPQEEMILRDAAARLPEAPTADFKVVAHAVSSDLKQLSLKITLPEAGGGTPDIVATGPSGYAFTKQTNIGRSGNAYSTDITIGKLPKNYDIRGKQWGVLVIDGTRAMETTLAFD from the coding sequence ATGAGAGTTATTTCATTACTTGTGCGGCCCTTGTTAATTGCAGTCGTTTCGGCTTCATCCATGCTTGGATTGTTGCGTGCGGCGCATGCGGAAATGAGCAACTGGGCGGAGAATGAGGGCGGCCGGATGCGTCTCGTGGCTCTGCCGCCGGACGCTGATGGCCATATAAGGGCCGGCCTCCAGATCGAGCCGAAGCCTGGCTGGATTACCTATTGGCGCGAGCCGGGCAATAACGGTATCCCCCCGCAGATCACCATCGTACCGCAAAGCGGCGTAACGCTTGACGCAATTTCCTATCCCGTCCCGAAATATATCTCCCGCGGCAAGGTCGAGGACATCGGCTATGATGCACCGGTAACCCTGCCACTTTCGCTGACGGCTTCGAAGGCAGGGCCGGTCGCAATAGACGCCACTGCGTTCATCGGCATCTGCAAGGATATTTGCATTCCTTTCCAGGCGCAGCTTTTACTGAAATTCGAAGCTGTTGCCCAATCGCGCCCGCAGGAGGAGATGATCCTTCGCGACGCTGCCGCCCGACTTCCCGAAGCCCCAACTGCCGATTTTAAGGTCGTGGCACACGCCGTATCGAGCGACCTCAAACAGCTCTCGTTGAAGATCACACTGCCGGAGGCGGGAGGCGGTACTCCCGATATCGTCGCGACCGGTCCCAGCGGCTATGCCTTTACGAAGCAGACGAATATCGGCCGCAGCGGCAATGCCTACTCCACCGATATTACGATCGGCAAGCTGCCGAAGAATTACGACATAAGGGGCAAGCAGTGGGGTGTGCTCGTCATTGACGGCACGCGCGCCATGGAAACCACGCTTGCCTTTGATTGA
- a CDS encoding peroxiredoxin — translation MTIAIGDKLPAATFKEKTTDGPVETTTEQLFAGKRVVLFAVPGAFTPTCSLNHLPGYLENRDAILAKGVDDIAVLAVNDWHVMGAWAQSSGGLGKIHFLADWDAGFTKAVGLDADLSGGGLGVRSKRYSMLVENGVVKSLNVEESPGQATVSGAAAMLEQL, via the coding sequence ATGACCATCGCGATCGGCGACAAGCTTCCTGCCGCCACCTTCAAGGAAAAAACCACCGACGGCCCGGTCGAAACCACCACCGAGCAACTGTTCGCCGGTAAGCGCGTCGTGCTCTTTGCCGTGCCGGGTGCCTTCACGCCTACCTGTTCGCTGAACCATCTGCCGGGCTATCTGGAAAACCGCGATGCCATTCTCGCCAAGGGCGTCGACGATATTGCCGTCCTTGCCGTCAACGACTGGCATGTCATGGGCGCCTGGGCGCAGTCCTCGGGCGGCCTTGGCAAGATCCACTTCCTCGCCGATTGGGATGCCGGCTTCACCAAGGCGGTCGGCCTCGATGCCGATCTTTCCGGAGGCGGCCTCGGCGTGCGCTCCAAGCGCTATTCGATGCTGGTCGAGAACGGTGTCGTGAAGTCGCTCAATGTCGAGGAATCGCCCGGGCAGGCGACGGTTTCCGGTGCCGCGGCGATGCTCGAGCAGCTCTGA
- a CDS encoding ABC transporter ATP-binding protein: MSAPVIRLHNLTVSYDRHPAVHHLSGTFQPGSLTAIAGPNGAGKSTLLKAIMGELRPAEGRVEHRLQRADFGYLPQAADINRRFPISVLDTVLLGSWRSAGAFRSVAKQDGMRARAALGIVGLEGFEARHIGSLSAGQFQRVLFARLLLQDARVILLDEPFTAIDARTTRDLLDIIARWHGDGRTVIAVLHDFEQVRAHFPETLLLARRLIGWGMTQEVMSSANLLEARAMAERWDEDAEACEPAA; this comes from the coding sequence ATGAGCGCGCCGGTCATCCGCCTCCACAATCTGACAGTTTCCTATGATCGCCACCCGGCGGTCCATCACCTCTCCGGCACGTTCCAGCCGGGGAGCCTGACGGCAATCGCCGGGCCGAACGGGGCGGGGAAATCCACGCTGCTGAAAGCGATTATGGGGGAACTGCGCCCGGCTGAGGGGCGAGTGGAGCACCGGCTGCAGCGCGCCGATTTCGGTTATCTTCCACAGGCAGCAGATATCAACCGGCGCTTTCCGATCTCCGTTCTGGATACGGTGCTGCTCGGAAGCTGGCGCTCGGCTGGTGCTTTCCGCAGCGTTGCGAAACAGGACGGTATGCGCGCCCGCGCCGCGCTCGGCATCGTCGGGCTGGAAGGCTTCGAGGCGCGCCACATCGGCTCGCTCTCGGCTGGCCAGTTCCAGCGCGTGCTCTTTGCCCGCCTGCTGTTGCAGGATGCCCGTGTCATCCTGCTCGATGAACCCTTCACCGCCATCGACGCCCGCACGACCAGGGACCTGCTCGATATCATCGCCCGCTGGCACGGCGACGGCCGGACAGTGATCGCCGTGCTCCACGATTTCGAGCAGGTGAGGGCGCATTTCCCGGAAACCCTGCTGCTCGCCCGCCGGCTGATCGGCTGGGGGATGACGCAGGAGGTCATGTCGTCAGCCAATCTGCTTGAGGCTCGCGCCATGGCCGAACGTTGGGACGAGGATGCCGAAGCCTGCGAGCCGGCGGCATGA
- a CDS encoding metal ABC transporter permease produces the protein MTAYDIFFAPFADYGFMRRALVACLCLGLGSGPIGVFLMLRRMSLMGDAMSHAVLPGAAIGYLVAGSLSLTAMGIGGLVAGLSVALLSGVVSRMTVLQEDASFASFYLASLALGVLIVSLRGSNIDLLHVLFGTILAIDAPALTQIGAITSVTLLALAVIYRPLVAECFDPGFLRAVAGRGPVYHFLFLLLVVLNLVASFQALGTLMAVGLMMLPAAIAQLWSRSLPAMMATAAVSAAASGYLGLIASYHLELASGPTIIMTAALFYALSIFFAPSGLARRFFPRPHLKG, from the coding sequence ATGACGGCCTACGATATCTTCTTCGCTCCCTTTGCCGATTATGGCTTCATGCGCCGCGCGCTCGTCGCCTGCCTGTGCCTTGGTCTCGGCTCCGGCCCCATCGGCGTCTTCCTGATGCTGCGACGCATGAGCCTGATGGGAGACGCCATGAGCCATGCAGTGCTTCCGGGGGCGGCGATCGGCTATCTCGTTGCCGGCTCGCTGTCGCTGACTGCAATGGGCATTGGCGGACTTGTCGCTGGCCTTTCTGTCGCACTGCTGTCCGGCGTCGTCAGTCGCATGACCGTGCTTCAGGAAGACGCGAGCTTTGCGAGCTTCTATCTCGCCTCGCTGGCCCTCGGCGTGCTTATCGTCTCGCTGCGAGGCTCCAACATTGATCTGCTGCATGTGCTGTTCGGCACGATCCTTGCCATCGATGCACCGGCACTGACGCAGATCGGCGCCATCACATCGGTTACATTGCTGGCACTAGCGGTCATCTACCGACCGCTGGTCGCGGAATGTTTCGATCCGGGTTTCCTGCGTGCCGTCGCCGGGCGAGGCCCGGTCTATCATTTTCTCTTCCTGCTCTTGGTGGTGCTGAACCTTGTCGCGAGCTTCCAGGCGCTCGGCACGTTGATGGCCGTAGGCTTGATGATGCTGCCGGCCGCGATCGCCCAGCTCTGGTCGCGCAGTCTGCCGGCCATGATGGCGACAGCAGCGGTCAGCGCCGCAGCTTCCGGCTATCTCGGCCTCATCGCGTCCTATCACCTCGAGCTTGCCTCCGGCCCAACGATCATCATGACAGCGGCGCTGTTTTACGCGCTCTCCATCTTCTTCGCGCCGTCGGGCCTTGCCCGACGTTTCTTCCCCCGCCCGCATCTGAAGGGCTGA
- a CDS encoding zinc ABC transporter substrate-binding protein — protein sequence MLSRRLLLSAALPVLMVLSAVPASAETLKVVASFTVLADVVRQIGGDHVKVTSLVGPNGDPHEFEPSPADAKALNAAKVTFVSGEGLEGWMDRLITASGYKGKPITVSEGINTRTMEEDGKTVTDPHVWNSPVNVKIWVANIEKALSAADPADAAAFKANAEKYTKKLDELDAYAHAKLDKIADNSRKVLTSHDAFGYFGREYNVSFLAPLGLSTESEASAADVAKLIEQIKQEHVKTYFFENSNDPRLVKQVATATGAEPGGELYVESLSDSKGPAPTYEKMFRYNVDQLSAAMAKSS from the coding sequence ATGTTATCCCGCAGACTGCTTCTCTCCGCCGCCTTGCCCGTGCTGATGGTGCTTTCGGCCGTGCCGGCTTCGGCCGAAACGCTGAAGGTCGTCGCTTCCTTCACCGTGCTTGCCGATGTCGTCCGCCAGATCGGCGGCGATCACGTCAAGGTCACGAGCCTCGTCGGCCCGAACGGCGATCCCCATGAATTCGAGCCGTCGCCGGCCGATGCCAAAGCGCTGAACGCCGCAAAGGTCACCTTCGTCAGTGGCGAGGGGCTGGAAGGCTGGATGGATCGCCTCATCACCGCCTCCGGCTACAAGGGCAAACCCATCACGGTCTCTGAGGGCATCAACACCCGCACCATGGAAGAGGACGGAAAGACCGTCACCGATCCGCATGTCTGGAACAGCCCCGTGAACGTGAAGATCTGGGTCGCCAACATCGAAAAAGCGCTGTCCGCTGCCGATCCGGCCGATGCGGCAGCCTTCAAGGCCAATGCCGAAAAATATACGAAGAAGCTCGACGAGCTGGATGCCTATGCCCATGCCAAGCTCGACAAGATCGCCGATAACAGCCGCAAGGTGCTGACCAGTCACGATGCTTTCGGTTACTTCGGCCGGGAATATAATGTCAGCTTCCTGGCGCCTCTCGGCCTCTCCACCGAAAGCGAAGCGTCGGCCGCCGACGTTGCCAAGCTGATCGAGCAGATCAAGCAGGAACACGTGAAAACCTATTTCTTCGAAAACTCCAACGATCCGCGCCTCGTCAAGCAGGTTGCCACTGCGACGGGCGCCGAGCCGGGAGGTGAACTCTACGTCGAATCTCTCTCGGACTCGAAAGGCCCGGCTCCGACCTACGAGAAGATGTTCCGCTACAATGTCGACCAGCTCTCCGCCGCTATGGCGAAGTCGAGCTGA
- a CDS encoding Dabb family protein translates to MILHCVFMRLKSAMTPDDKQALFDAIVALKQVIPGILDIKYGPNVSPEGLHGGFVDGFAVTFESPEARDTYLVHPEHVTVGERIVSSTDGGLAGLLVFDFVL, encoded by the coding sequence ATGATCCTGCACTGCGTATTCATGCGGCTGAAGAGCGCTATGACGCCTGACGACAAGCAGGCGCTGTTCGACGCCATCGTGGCGCTGAAGCAGGTGATCCCGGGAATTCTTGACATTAAATACGGGCCGAATGTTTCACCCGAGGGGCTGCATGGCGGTTTCGTCGACGGCTTTGCCGTGACCTTCGAAAGCCCCGAGGCTCGTGATACCTATCTCGTGCATCCCGAGCATGTGACCGTCGGCGAGCGCATCGTCTCGTCGACGGATGGAGGCCTGGCGGGCCTCCTGGTTTTCGATTTCGTTCTCTAA
- a CDS encoding sensor domain-containing phosphodiesterase has translation MNKDRMLLTSPSGRVITVIAALLLSVFALAAGTVQAAEPVKISRDDTALDLTATTEIYANQGEAFQVSTAAGADGIRRRIEVRASSENHQGDWAVFALANVSEEQLERVIVAPHFRLVNSKLFWPDLGSQRIIAITPSEGFALDRQPSDEADVFRITLNPGAVITFVAELATPDLPQIYLWEPDAYKDTINAFTLYRGIVLGIAGLLAVFLTILFVVKGTSMLPATAALAWAVLGYICVDFGFLGKLISVASADQRIWRACAEVALASSFVIFLFTYLNLNRWHVHLGYATLAWVLGLALLFGVAIYDPSIAAGIARLSFALTAATGLLLIIYLGFNRYDRAILLVPAWALTLVWLFGAWMTITGRLDNDIIQPALGGGLVLIVLLIGFTVMQHAFAGGAFQQGLFSDLERQSLALTGSGDMVWDWDVARDRVVTIPDVSVKLGLSPGTMHGAARNWLPRLHPDDRDRFRATLDVLLEHRRGRLNHEFRIRAEDGHFHWLLIRARPVLGSNGEIIRCVGTIVDVTEQKNSVERLLHDALHDNLTGLPNRQVFIDRLQSVLTLAPGGETLRPTVMVIDIDRYKLVNDSLGVAAGDNILIALTRRLRRLLKPQDTLARLSGDQFGLILVSEHDPAKVADFADAMSKAIMVPINFSNREIILTASIGLTSWVDQQESASGLLSDAELAMYRAKRAGGNRVEPFQPAFRDFGTDRLQLESDLRRAIERKELSMVYQPIARLEDVEIAGFEALMRWEHPKRGNIPPSEFIPIAEASDIIGALGIFALEQATNDLMGWQNQTGELPIFVSINLSSVQLLNNELYDDVRSVLAKTHCDPSRLKLELTESMVMENPEQARLVLQKLKEAGLGLALDDFGTGYSSLAYLTRFPFDTIKLDKALVRDNSDKKATVLRSVISMARELEMKVVAEGIESNEDAIELAKMGCSYGQSYLFGPPMPSESVLRLLRERFPLTKRA, from the coding sequence ATGAACAAAGACCGCATGCTGCTGACGTCACCGTCCGGACGAGTGATCACGGTGATCGCAGCCCTTCTCCTGTCGGTATTCGCCCTTGCGGCGGGAACCGTGCAGGCGGCCGAACCGGTAAAGATTTCCCGCGACGATACTGCGCTGGACCTGACTGCCACGACCGAAATCTACGCCAACCAGGGCGAAGCCTTCCAGGTTTCCACCGCGGCCGGCGCCGATGGTATCCGCCGGCGTATCGAAGTGCGGGCAAGTTCGGAAAACCATCAGGGCGACTGGGCAGTCTTTGCGCTTGCCAATGTCTCGGAAGAGCAGCTTGAGCGCGTCATCGTCGCGCCGCACTTCCGTCTCGTCAATTCCAAGCTGTTCTGGCCCGATCTCGGCTCGCAGCGCATCATTGCCATTACCCCCAGCGAAGGTTTTGCACTCGACCGCCAGCCGAGCGACGAAGCGGACGTCTTCCGCATCACGCTGAACCCCGGTGCCGTCATCACCTTCGTGGCCGAGCTTGCGACACCCGACCTGCCGCAGATCTATCTGTGGGAGCCGGATGCCTACAAGGACACGATCAACGCCTTCACGCTCTATCGCGGCATCGTGCTCGGCATTGCCGGCCTGCTGGCGGTTTTCCTGACCATCCTTTTCGTCGTCAAGGGAACCTCGATGCTGCCGGCGACGGCGGCACTCGCCTGGGCGGTGCTCGGCTATATCTGCGTCGACTTCGGCTTCCTTGGAAAGCTGATCAGCGTCGCCTCGGCGGATCAACGAATATGGCGCGCCTGTGCGGAGGTGGCGCTCGCCTCGAGTTTCGTGATCTTCCTCTTCACCTATCTCAATCTCAACCGATGGCATGTGCATCTGGGTTACGCCACGCTTGCCTGGGTGCTGGGTCTTGCGCTGCTCTTCGGCGTTGCGATCTATGATCCCTCGATTGCGGCCGGCATTGCTCGGCTCTCCTTCGCACTGACGGCGGCAACCGGCCTCCTGCTGATTATTTACCTCGGCTTCAACCGCTATGACCGCGCCATCCTGCTTGTGCCTGCCTGGGCGCTGACGCTTGTGTGGCTGTTTGGCGCGTGGATGACGATCACCGGCCGGCTCGACAATGACATCATTCAGCCCGCACTCGGCGGTGGTCTCGTCCTCATCGTGCTCCTGATCGGTTTCACCGTGATGCAGCACGCCTTTGCTGGCGGCGCCTTCCAGCAGGGCCTGTTCTCCGATCTCGAACGCCAGTCGCTGGCGCTGACGGGCTCCGGCGACATGGTGTGGGACTGGGACGTAGCGCGCGACCGTGTCGTCACCATTCCCGATGTTTCCGTAAAACTCGGGCTTTCGCCGGGCACAATGCATGGCGCGGCGCGCAACTGGCTGCCGCGGCTGCACCCTGACGATCGCGACCGTTTCCGGGCAACGCTTGACGTGCTCCTGGAACATCGCCGCGGCCGGCTGAACCACGAGTTCCGCATCCGCGCCGAAGACGGGCACTTCCATTGGCTCCTGATCCGTGCCCGGCCGGTGCTCGGCTCGAACGGCGAAATCATTCGCTGCGTCGGCACGATCGTCGATGTGACCGAGCAGAAGAACTCCGTCGAGCGGCTGCTGCACGATGCGCTGCACGATAACCTGACGGGCCTGCCGAACCGGCAGGTCTTCATAGACCGCCTGCAGTCGGTGCTGACGCTGGCACCGGGTGGCGAGACGCTGCGTCCGACCGTGATGGTGATCGACATCGACCGCTACAAGCTGGTCAACGATTCGCTCGGAGTGGCCGCGGGCGACAATATCCTGATCGCACTCACCCGGCGTCTCCGCCGTCTTCTGAAACCGCAGGATACGCTGGCGCGTCTCTCGGGCGACCAGTTCGGCCTCATCCTTGTTTCCGAGCACGATCCGGCCAAGGTCGCGGATTTCGCCGATGCGATGAGCAAGGCGATCATGGTGCCGATCAATTTCTCCAACCGCGAGATCATCCTGACCGCCTCGATCGGCCTCACCTCCTGGGTGGACCAGCAGGAAAGTGCATCCGGCCTGCTCAGCGACGCCGAGCTTGCCATGTATCGGGCCAAGCGCGCCGGTGGCAACCGCGTCGAGCCTTTCCAGCCGGCCTTCCGCGATTTCGGCACCGACCGCCTGCAGCTTGAATCGGATCTGCGCCGCGCCATCGAACGCAAGGAACTTTCGATGGTCTACCAGCCGATCGCGCGGCTGGAGGATGTCGAGATTGCCGGTTTCGAGGCGCTGATGCGTTGGGAACATCCCAAACGCGGCAATATCCCGCCCTCGGAATTCATCCCGATCGCCGAAGCTTCCGACATCATCGGCGCGCTCGGCATCTTCGCGCTGGAACAGGCGACCAACGACCTGATGGGGTGGCAGAACCAGACCGGCGAACTACCGATCTTCGTCTCCATCAACCTCTCCAGCGTGCAGCTTCTCAACAATGAGCTTTACGACGACGTCCGCTCGGTGCTGGCGAAAACCCATTGCGATCCTTCAAGGCTGAAACTGGAACTGACGGAATCCATGGTGATGGAAAATCCGGAACAGGCCCGTCTCGTGCTGCAGAAGCTAAAGGAAGCAGGCCTTGGCCTGGCGCTCGACGATTTCGGCACAGGCTATTCTTCGCTTGCCTATCTCACCCGCTTCCCCTTCGACACGATCAAGCTCGACAAGGCGCTGGTGCGCGACAACAGCGACAAGAAGGCAACCGTGCTGAGATCGGTGATCTCCATGGCGCGCGAGCTGGAGATGAAGGTGGTCGCCGAGGGCATCGAATCCAACGAGGATGCGATCGAGCTTGCCAAGATGGGCTGCAGCTATGGCCAGAGCTATCTCTTCGGTCCGCCGATGCCGTCGGAATCGGTGCTGCGACTGCTGAGGGAACGGTTTCCGCTGACGAAGCGGGCCTGA